A single genomic interval of Heteronotia binoei isolate CCM8104 ecotype False Entrance Well chromosome 11, APGP_CSIRO_Hbin_v1, whole genome shotgun sequence harbors:
- the LOC132579386 gene encoding cytochrome c oxidase subunit 7B, mitochondrial, producing the protein MFLPVARSAWGLAARSIQRTVARQAHHKHEPDFHDKYGNILLLGGTVSCAAVWIYAITQIGIVWNLSPVGRVTPKEWRQK; encoded by the exons ATGTTCTTGCCCGTCGCCAGGAGCGCCTGGGGCCTCGCCG CCCGTAGCATTCAACGTACGGTGGCAAGACAAGCTCACCATAAACATGAGCCTGATTTTCATGACAAATACGGCAACATCTTGCTGCTTGGAGGCACTGTGTCTTGTGCCGCTGTCTGGATATAT GCTATAACACAAATTGGGATTGTGTGGAATCTGTCTCCAGTTGGCCGAGTGACCCCAAAAGAGTGGAGACAGAAATAG